From Erigeron canadensis isolate Cc75 chromosome 5, C_canadensis_v1, whole genome shotgun sequence:
ATTGAATCAGATAAAGGGTGTTTGGATATGGGTTTACAAGATTCTTGTTCAGAGAGTGAAGTAATTGATCAATTTTCATGCACAACTGAAGAAGAACAAGATTCTGATTATGACAGGTGGCAGTTTTCCGGCGATACATCCGGCCGGAGAACCGAATGCTCAGATGGGTCAATATCAGATGAGGAAAGTTTGATCGAAATCGAGTTACCGGGCGGTCATTATGTGGGCCACAATGAATATAAACATGAAGAAGAAAACAAGTTTTATTGCCGGAAAAGGTCGCCGGAATCGGTGTTATGGTGGCGGGAGATGAATGAGGAAGAAAATATGATAGAGATTGACTTGTCAGTGGGGTCCATTAAGTGCTCAAGATTTGGGATCAAAGCATGAGCAATTAAATTCTACTTTATGATGATTATGTTTGTGTATTACTAATTCCTTTTGGGTTTAAAGGGTTTTTTGTGATCTTATTTAGAAAAATTGGATTTTGTTATCTTTTAAACCAAGCAAAAAGGATATGATATTTGTGAAATTAGATATCTTGAGGACTTTAGCATATTTTTCCTTTTGATTATGGTCATTGTAATAACATAAAGTTTagattttgtttgtatatatatatatttataattaataattaatatatattgacTTTAGGGGACTTATAATCTATGAAATTATGTAGAAATGGCTTTGtcacatcaattttttttttttaaatagcgAGTTAGTACCCAAGGTTGTTTATGTGGTTAGAGAGGCTTCATAACTTATCTTCAAtacattgtttttttattttttaaaaatatgaattgTTTACGACAAtacattgttttttattttttaaaagtgtgaattGTTTAGGAATGTTGAGAGCTCTAATATTAAGTTATCTAATATCCATTAAAGAGCCCCtcaaatatatagataaaaattaaagttgatGATTGATATTAATGTGAGGTTACTCACTTATTCACTTGATAGAGATTTATGTCATAAGTTTTAGATTTAATCTCTAACATAAGTGAATTTAGTATTAATTGTGTTAGTTTAAATAAATTTGCTTTTGAAGTATGATTGGATAAGTAATAACTAAAGATATCAGCAGGATGTACCTTAGTAACTTAGTACTATAGTACATTTTGAATTCTGaaagtcaaaaaaacaaaaaatcaattcATTCTTGGTCGATTAGttccaaaatccaaactatTTCGTTCAATTTAAGAACTATTTCGGAAACAATGTAAAGATTTTTGCAAGTCTCTCCCTTGAGGCCTTGACTAGTTTTGAATGAGGTACAATGTTCATTAACTACAAAAGAATAATGGGACCAAGAGAATAGCAAGAATTAAATCTTTTTCAAACTcaatacaattaattaatttgtaattgTTTTGAAGCAATttgcttaaaaaaataaataaatttggaaCATATAAGCCTTTCTATGCTCCAAAATCTAGTTTTAATTGCATGCGAAGAAACGGAGAATATGGAAGTGACAAGATAATAAGCCGAAGGGGATGACAgatattatacaaataaatttttacaaCATATCTTCTACTAATTAAATCATGTCTATgtattctttcttttcattcgCTCTCATTGTTGATTGTACCACCTCACATGTCACATGTTGTAAAATGTTGGTCAACCTATCATTGCTCACAAAGAAAATGTAACCAACGGccatatataatttaaagagcaaacaaaaattttttcCATGCTCAAGTAGTCTGTTATGACAAGTGATTTTTTGCTTCAAGTGTAGGAAACAAACGGGTTTTTTCAATGGTCAATACAAATGTTGTAGAGATTTTCATTAGTTAGTGAAGACAAAAAGCAAAGAAACGGATACAAATGCTGAAGTTACGAATGCATCTCTCAATTGTCAATAGAGATGATTCAATGGTCAATAGAGATGGTAGGCACTCTCACTCTCTCAGAGTCAGCTTTAAGGTAGTGGTAATGTCTCACTAATCACTATTAGTCCAACTTAATAACACCAAAAAAGGCCAAGTAATCAAAAGCCAATAAAGAAAACTAGCCTAAGGCCCATTCAAGAAGTACATAAAAGCCCAaatattagaaagaaaaaaaaaacaaaataaaaaggcTAAAAATCTTTCATCAAGCGGATAATAATAAACGTAAAGAAACAAACAATTTGTAATCATGTCATTGAATTACTTAAACTAAaactataatttaattttaagaatATCTTGCCTAATAAGTAATAACGATCACcatgttattgttattaactTGTTTCTAAAATGCGTTTGTGATAACGTTTCGAATGATTTTACTATTTTCTACAATGTGACactttgataaatatgttaatgTTTCGGAATCATCTTTGACCTGTTTGGTGCCTTCTAGTACGTTTTCTGGGCCATTCAGTAACCCTTTTTTGTTCTGCTCAAACGGATCCGGGTATGTTTTCGAAGGGTCTCCAGCCTTGATATGTTAACGTCGTCACTGTTTGACACTTGATGCAATTGCTTATATATGttactaaaatatttattttcataaCCAATGGCATCCTGCTCGCGAAGACAAACTATTGAAATTTCAGATGGAGTGGGGCATAAACCCATATTCTTCTTGTTTAGATATGCATACCAAAAAGTTGTCTGCAAGAAAATTGCAAGTTCATTAACTGTATAAATCTCTAAAGTGAACTATAAAATAACTAGTAGTCAAGGACAGGTAGTAAAGGAAAAGAGTCACTTCGTAGCCAGAAAATGGAGTAAAATTAGTTGTCAGTAATGTCAAGTGTGCAAAACTGTATTTGTTCTTGCAGCTATGTACCTCTCCGCTACTTTTTGTAGGATTTGGTGGCGATTTGATTTTTATCACCGATAAGGGAGGTTCTACCCTTTTAACTGCCGATGTCCATTTCATACTAGATGTCCCTGTGTGAAGTACAACTAGGCAGACATACATAAAGCCATAGAGAATGGGTCCTGATTGGTCCCAAATGATCAAAAATCTTAAATTTAAAGGTGTGCTGCAATAAAAACACTATACTGTATAAGTCTTTCAAGTCTACCTTGACCAAGTCCAATTGCTTTCCTTCAATTCTTTCCATTCAGCTTCCTTTGCACTTAGTCAATACTtgttttcacacacacacacacaccgtTTCTGCACCACTGATTTCTTAGCCAGCCACCTAACACCACCAACGTTCCTGCATCGCGTCTGTCTTCTAGCCTGTAGTAGCAAAGATGGCAGACGGTGCTGTGAACTTCCTACTGGAAAAGCTGACAATGATCCTAATGCAAGAAGCATCATTGCTAGGAGATTCACAAACTGATGTTGAGACAATAAAGCTTGAGCTAGAAATCATGAGATCTTGCATACGAGACGCGGAAAGAACGATGTCCAAGAGCGATTTAGTGGAAACATGGGTGAGACAAGTCAGAGAAGTTGCACAGAAAGTAGAAGATGTGCTAGATGAATACGTTTACTATAAAGATTTGGAACACGAAGAAGATAAAAAGGGGTCAAGGAATTTGGTTCAAGACATCATCAAGGTTCCAGTGCATATGAGAAGAAGGCGTAAAATCTCTACTAAGCTTCAAAAGCTTAGAGCAGAGGTTCACGAGGTTTGCGAACGAAGAAAGAAGTATACATTTAATGAGAATACTAATGAGTGGGGAGGCAGGAATCCTCCAATTGGTTGGTGGCAGCGTCAAGAAGAACTGTCATTATTTGTTGCTGAAGATGAGATAGTGGGAATGGATGATAACAAAGAAACAATGATGGAATGGTTAATGAACAGTGATCCTAGACGGATGGTTATATCTGTTGTGGGAATGGGTGGGTTAGGGAAGACAACTTTAGTTACTAAAGTCTACAATGATCCGGTGATTCAACGATATTTTGATTGTTGGGCATGGGTATCTGTATCTCAAACTAACGGGATTGATGAGTTGTTAAGATCCATGATCAAGAAATTGTTTGGTGCAAAAAGTGTAAGAGTTCCTAGCGATTTGGGAATGATGACTTACAGGGACTTAATGGAAATGCTTATCGACCATCTACATAAGAAAAGGTATGTTATTATATTAGATGATGTTTGGGAGATACTTCTTTGGCCTAGAATAAGAAGTGCATTTCCAGAAAATGATCTTGGAAGCAGAGTAATATTCACAACTAGAAACGATGATGTAGCGATATCAGTAGGACCAGGGAAGCTTGTTCTTCGTCTAGAACCTCTTGGAGAGCACGATTCATGGGCTCTTTTTTGTAGAAAGGCATTTTGGAGTGATTTAGGCCATTGTTGTCCGATTGAACTAGAAGAGTTAGCTCGGGCGATTACTACGAAATGCGGGGGGTTGCCGCTTGCCATAGTGGCAATTGGAGGCCTTGTGTGCTCAAGAAACAAAACCGGTGTAGAGTTGAAGAAAATATATGATAGCCTAAACTGGGAATTGAGCAATAATCCTGTGCTTGAAAGTGTTAAAGGGATCTTGACCTTGAGCTTTAACGATCTACCATTCTACTTAAAGCACTGTTTCTTGTATTGTTGTGTTTTTCGTGATGGGTATccaattaaaaggaaaaagctCATAAGACTATGGGTTGCAGAAGGGTTTATCCTGGAAAGAAAAGGGGTGACTATAGAGGAAGTAGCAGAGGAGTACCTTACAGAACTTAGTCTCCGAAGCATGATTCAAGTCACCGAGACTAATGATACTGGGAGAGTTAAAACATTTCGAGTCCATGATGTTATGCGAGAACTTGCTATGACAACATCTGAAAAAGATAACTTTTGTTCAGCATATGACGACAGAGAAGCCAGACTAGTAAGTAAAGTACAGAGACTCTCAATATATATCAGGAACGGAAATATTCATTTGAGCAACACGTTGTCACGCCATCTCCGTGCTTTCTTTGTCTTTCAAATGGAGACAAACTTGACTTTTTCCATTAATGCAGTACTGTCTAGCTTTAAACTTCTAAAAGTTTTAGAATTGGAGGGCGTATCCGTTGATGTGATCCCCAATGCTGTTGTTGGCCTATTCAACTTGAGGTATTTGAACCTCCGAGAAACCAGCATCGACAAACTTCCAAAGTCGATGGGGAGGCTAAGAAATCTTCAAACACTTGACATCCGAAACACCAACCTTGGCAAGTTACCAAGTGGAATATTAGATATACCAAGACTACGACACCTGCTACTATGTCGCCCCAAAACCTCCATTTTTCATTGTGGGTTACCAGTGGCTGCAGTAATAACGAAAATACAAAGTTTACAGACTTTAGCGTTGATTGAAGCAGAGAAAGAACTCATCCAGAAACTTGAAAACTTGACTAGCCTAAAAAGATTGGATATAACAACGCTGAAAGCAATTGATGGGCCAAAGTTATGCAGTTCAGTCAAAAAGATGACAAATCTGCGACGTCTAAGCATCACTGCAAGTACAGACACCGAAGAACTTGTGCTTGAAAGTTTAACTTCTCCTCCAGTGTTTCTCCAGAAGCTGACATTGGTTGGCCAGTTGAGTAAGTTGCCTCTATGGATGAAGTCATTAGCAAATCTAACTCACCTTTACTTGTGTTGCTCAAGTTTAGGCGATGACGTGCTTTCATCCATCCACAGTTTACCAACTCTAGCATTTTTAGAACTTAAGAATGCTTGCAGATGCAAGTTCTTGCACTTCATAGCAGGTGGATTTAAGAAGCTGAACACAATGCGGCTGTTGGAGCTTGTAGAGCTCAGCGGTCTAAGATTGGAGAAGGGTGCATTGCCAAGTATCAAGGACTTGAACCTAGTTCGATGTCGAGAGATGAGATCATCGTTACAAGGCATTGAACACCTTACTAGTCTTCAAAAGTTACATTTGGAAGAAATGCCAGCCGAATTAGTTCAAAGATTGCGAAGTAATGAGCAAGCAAATCTTCAACACATAAACACAATAAGCCTTGTGTACCTAAGTGGCGAAAGTCGAGTAGTAGAAACACTCTTTAAGTTGTGAATATGTGTACTAGGATCAGACTGTTAGGGACTGCTTTTTCCTTCCCCTTAAGTCTTGTATGACATGTTTTACTCATAGAAAACGATATCGTATATAGAGTTCATCCAAGTATTCTAACTTCTTTCACTAAGACCATTCATCTATATGAACTTTACCTAGGAGCTTTGGCTCTAAATCTCTTATGGTATGTCTGATGACCCATCAACCAATAGTTTGTGGGTCTAAGTCCCCTAGTTGACACGATGTAAATATGTGTGTCTTTGTATAAAAATCTATATGAACATTAATATAGGACATCTATGTATGTATCCTGTGTAATTTATACAAATTGTGTGATTTTGTCAACAAAAATAAACATGCAGCATGATGAAAACAAACGTAAGGTAAGTTTAGCATACCTTGCTAGAGTTAGAGCTTGTAACCGTATATTTCGTTTGTAGTATGTGTTTGGAAAAGTCATTGTAGCTAATGCTTGTAAGAACATTCACAATGGTCATCGGTACCACAGAAACCCCTCTAGCCACTTTTCAACCACTAATCCTATACCTCACCATTAACAAACCACTAATTAACCACTAGTCTGGAACCCACTAATCaaccaatttatatatatatatacacacacacacacacataaagggggaagtatatatatatatatatatattatataggttttagttaaaataaaacaaataaaataataggttctccttcactgaaaatcatcgtgtatcatgaaaatcatcgtgcatcaatatatatacatgtgcttcgtgaatcttcgtgcatcaattttatcattaaCTAAGGGTCAAAATCGtgtatttttgttttactttaatacgaGTACTTGTTTTTGAGTCCACCTTATTTTGATTCCAAAAAGGGTCCATTGATTTTCTTTCATCTCCTCAAATCCCAACCACaacctaccaccaccaccatcatctccgaccaccaccatgattttccggcaacggcgacggcgaccaccgccaccacgacttacacatgtgtaagcaccaccaccatcatctccgaccaccgcCATGATTtcccggcgacggcgaccaccgccaccacgacttacacatgtgtaagttatatggaCCCTTTTTGGACTCAAAATAAGCTGGACTCTGAATAAtttacccctatatatatatatatatatgtataactgaGATGGAAGAGGGGTAATTAACAAGCAACCGCTTGTTATTGGCCTCACGAGTCTCCCACCACGAGTCCTACACAATGGTGTGGGCTCATGGTTAGCATCTAAACGAGTCAACCACCAATCTCGTTGCTACTAGTCTAATGGGCTTGGCTACATTTCAAAAGCTATTTGAAGTAGCTTATGGTTTAGGTCGTTACACTTGAGCTTTTCCATAAGTTCTTTAAAATCTTgtgagttaaaaaaaaacccacaccCTTAACTTACTATTATATCtgacatttttagaaaaaaacaacaaatttagggcatttaacatgttttttattttccttcAAACCGGCACAAACGACAAATAAATCTTAAAAATTGCCAGCGGCTTTCTAAACAAACCAGCACTAAGGTGGTATAGTGGTGTCTCAGGTTGCAACCTCCTTAGGTAAGATAAACGGCCGCACGATACAACCATTGGAAACAACAAAATGATGGGAATCGGCTCTCTCctaatatagttttaaaaaggCTAAATGCgtcaaaaagaaagaataaatgCTGATCAATTGAACAACGTACGTACCATGATTGAAGAAG
This genomic window contains:
- the LOC122602340 gene encoding uncharacterized protein LOC122602340 yields the protein MGILSFIVSILTITYGNTTLFIVTSFILFFSAFLFLINSKNRVQVFKQQFSQENKLDHLIESDKGCLDMGLQDSCSESEVIDQFSCTTEEEQDSDYDRWQFSGDTSGRRTECSDGSISDEESLIEIELPGGHYVGHNEYKHEEENKFYCRKRSPESVLWWREMNEEENMIEIDLSVGSIKCSRFGIKA
- the LOC122598850 gene encoding disease resistance protein RPM1; this encodes MADGAVNFLLEKLTMILMQEASLLGDSQTDVETIKLELEIMRSCIRDAERTMSKSDLVETWVRQVREVAQKVEDVLDEYVYYKDLEHEEDKKGSRNLVQDIIKVPVHMRRRRKISTKLQKLRAEVHEVCERRKKYTFNENTNEWGGRNPPIGWWQRQEELSLFVAEDEIVGMDDNKETMMEWLMNSDPRRMVISVVGMGGLGKTTLVTKVYNDPVIQRYFDCWAWVSVSQTNGIDELLRSMIKKLFGAKSVRVPSDLGMMTYRDLMEMLIDHLHKKRYVIILDDVWEILLWPRIRSAFPENDLGSRVIFTTRNDDVAISVGPGKLVLRLEPLGEHDSWALFCRKAFWSDLGHCCPIELEELARAITTKCGGLPLAIVAIGGLVCSRNKTGVELKKIYDSLNWELSNNPVLESVKGILTLSFNDLPFYLKHCFLYCCVFRDGYPIKRKKLIRLWVAEGFILERKGVTIEEVAEEYLTELSLRSMIQVTETNDTGRVKTFRVHDVMRELAMTTSEKDNFCSAYDDREARLVSKVQRLSIYIRNGNIHLSNTLSRHLRAFFVFQMETNLTFSINAVLSSFKLLKVLELEGVSVDVIPNAVVGLFNLRYLNLRETSIDKLPKSMGRLRNLQTLDIRNTNLGKLPSGILDIPRLRHLLLCRPKTSIFHCGLPVAAVITKIQSLQTLALIEAEKELIQKLENLTSLKRLDITTLKAIDGPKLCSSVKKMTNLRRLSITASTDTEELVLESLTSPPVFLQKLTLVGQLSKLPLWMKSLANLTHLYLCCSSLGDDVLSSIHSLPTLAFLELKNACRCKFLHFIAGGFKKLNTMRLLELVELSGLRLEKGALPSIKDLNLVRCREMRSSLQGIEHLTSLQKLHLEEMPAELVQRLRSNEQANLQHINTISLVYLSGESRVVETLFKL